A single region of the Salvia miltiorrhiza cultivar Shanhuang (shh) chromosome 8, IMPLAD_Smil_shh, whole genome shotgun sequence genome encodes:
- the LOC130998354 gene encoding uncharacterized protein LOC130998354 gives MAENPEGQNDNNNKRTLRDMMFPSNLNLRPSAIVLPEITGNWELKHTLIQILPKYSDMPGEDPQRHLQDFEMTCGTVRTASLALGEYIRLLTFPFSLLEGAREWLYDLPEGSIRTWQELQSKFLERYFPAVRIQNLRTRISNIKMGTGEILYEYWGRFKQMLAKCPQHQIPDHDLIRYFVGGLRKQDRQWLHAACGGSILNKSAAEAFKLIADMAEESRDEEGTIVRTTPVPAPSAQDEKLDKLCNMFEKFMTNQGTPNQEIPNIRKPVKPGGNNGGQNQKPFESYRQQYNNQGWRQHENLRYGNNNFLGPNQGQTSNPPQYSQQPQQGRGSSLSELVHQMAQQQMKFQQETEKFIMETRGGMQNVNSQLSHLAQAVARLESKQGTLPSQVEVKKVNAMTLRGGNELPEVDKEKNKEKPEINEQVGMGSADEEEFAQEKEAKRKATGKGKEKSSQTEPRLPFPDRMAKEQEKEELTELVKIFKKVEVNIPLLVALRSMPRCAKFLKELCTRKVKYTDDAKF, from the exons ATGGCAGAAAATCCGGAAGGACAGAATGACAACAACAACAAGAGGACCCTTCGAGACATGATGTTCCCAAGCAACCTGAATCTCAGGCCGTCAGCAATAGTGTTACCCgagatcactggaaattgggagTTGAAGCATACACTAATCCAAATTTTGCCCAagtacagtgatatgcccgggGAAGACCCTCAAAGACATTTACAAGACTTTGAGATGACGTGTGGAACAGTGCGCACCGCAAGTCTAGCCCTTGGCGAGTACATCCGACTCCTCACTTTTCCGTTCTCTCTATTAGAAggagcgagggagtggttgtaCGATTTACCCGAAGGAAGCATTCGGACCTGGCAAGAGCTGCAGAGCAAGTTTTTAGAGCGATACTTCCCAGCCGTCCGAATCCAGAATTTGAGGACTCGAATAAGTAACATCAAAATGGGGACGGGAGAAATCCTCTATGAATACTGGGGAAGGTTCAAGCAGATGttggccaaatgcccacaacaccaaATACCGGATCATGATCTTATTCGGTATTTCGTGGGAGGACTCCGAAAACAAGATAGGCAATGGTTACACGCTGCATGTGGAGGATCAATCTTAAACAAATCTGCAGCGGAAGCTTTCAAGCTCATAGCGGACATGGCAGAGGAATCGAGAGATGAGGAAGGGACTATAGTCAGAACTACTCCGGTGCCGGctccttctgcccaagacgaAAAGTTGGACAAGCTTTGCAACATGTTCGAGAAATTTATGACGAACCAAGGAACACCCAATCAAGAGATTCCCAACATTCGGAAGCCTGTGAAG CCAGGAGGAAACAACGGAGGGCAGAACCAGAAACCTTTTGAGTCCTACAGGCAGCAGTACAACAATCAAGGATGGAGGCAACATGAGAATCTTAGGTACGGCAACAACAACTTTTTGGGGCCAAACCAAGGGCAGACGAGTAACCCACCACAATActcgcaacaacctcaacaggGAAGAGGATCCTCCCTATCAGAGCTCGTGCATCAAATGGCCCAACAACAAATGAAGTTCCAGCAAGAGACCGAAAAATTCATAATGGAGACGAGaggaggaatgcagaatgtgaactcccaactatcacatcttgcccaagcagTCGCCAGACTTGAAAGCAAACAAGGGACACTCCCATCCCAAGTGGAGGTGAAGAAGGTGAATGCCATGACACTCAGAGGAGGAAATGAGTTACCCGAGGTTGATAAGgagaaaaacaaagaaaagcCGGAGATCAACGAGCAAGTCGGAATGGGATCAGCAGATGAGGAAGAATTCGCCCAAGAGAAAGAGGCAAAGCGAAAGGCGACAGGGAAGGGTAAAGAGAAATCAAGCCAGACTGAGCCCAGACTCCCCTTCCCAGACAGAatggccaaggaacaagagaagGAAGAATTAACCGAACTGGTTAAAATCTTCAAGAAGGTAGAGGTCAATATACCCCTTTTGGTCGCGCTACGCTCTATGCCCAGATGtgcaaaatttctcaaagaACTCTGCACTCGGAAGGTCAAATACACGGATGATGCGAAATTTTAA